Proteins encoded within one genomic window of Pongo pygmaeus isolate AG05252 chromosome 6, NHGRI_mPonPyg2-v2.0_pri, whole genome shotgun sequence:
- the TMEM270 gene encoding transmembrane protein 270 isoform X2 has translation MLIQNRDHLYNFLLLKINLFNHWVSGLAQEARGSCNWQARLPLGAAACPLGQALRAGLALIQVPVWLVLQGPRLMWAGMWGGTRTLGLAMLSAWEQLGLSVAIWTDLFLSCLHGLMLVALLLVVVTWRMCQKSHCFRPSRQLSKALQVNCVVRKLLAQLRRLYWWVETMTALTSWHLAYLITWTTCLASHLLQAAFEHTTQLAQAQEVEPQEVSGSSLLPSLSVSSDSESGLVLPEQETPRE, from the exons ATG TTGATTCAGAACCGAGATCACCTCTATAATTTCCTGCTCCTCAAGATCAACCTCTTCAACCACTGGGTGTCAGGGCTGGCCCAGGAGGCCCGGGGGTCCTGTAACTGGCAGGCCCGCCTACCCCTGGGAGCTGCAGCCTGCCCCCTGGGCCAGGCTCTCCGGGCTGGGCTGGCTCTGATACAGGTCCCCGTGTGGCTGGTGCTGCAGGGACCCAGGCTGATGTGGGCTGGCATGTGGGGCGGCAccaggaccctgggcctggccatgCTCAGTGCCTGGGAGCAGCTGGGCCTGTCTGTGGCCATCTGGACAGACCTGTTTTTGTCATGTCTGCACGGCCTGATGTTGGTGGCCTTGCTCCTGGTGGTAGTGACCTGGAGGATGTGTCAGAAGTCCCACTGCTTCCGACCCAGCAGGCAGCTCAGTAAG GCCTTGCAAGTGAACTGCGTGGTGAGGAAGCTCCTGGCACAGCTGAGACGTCTGTATTGGTGGGTGGAGACTATGACTGCCCTCACCTCCTGGCACCTGGCCTATCTCATCACCTGGaccacctgcctggcctcccacctGCTGCAGGCTGCCTTTGAGCACACGACCCAGCTGGCCCAGGCCCAGGAGGTTGAACCCCAGGAGGTCTCAGGGTCTTCCTTGCTGCCCTCACTGTCTGTGTCCTCGGACTCGGAGTCTGGACTAGTTTTGCCAGAGCAAGAAACTCCCAGAGAATAA
- the TMEM270 gene encoding transmembrane protein 270 isoform X1, producing the protein MEALPPVRSSLLGILLQVMRLSVLLIQNRDHLYNFLLLKINLFNHWVSGLAQEARGSCNWQARLPLGAAACPLGQALRAGLALIQVPVWLVLQGPRLMWAGMWGGTRTLGLAMLSAWEQLGLSVAIWTDLFLSCLHGLMLVALLLVVVTWRMCQKSHCFRPSRQLSKALQVNCVVRKLLAQLRRLYWWVETMTALTSWHLAYLITWTTCLASHLLQAAFEHTTQLAQAQEVEPQEVSGSSLLPSLSVSSDSESGLVLPEQETPRE; encoded by the exons TTGATTCAGAACCGAGATCACCTCTATAATTTCCTGCTCCTCAAGATCAACCTCTTCAACCACTGGGTGTCAGGGCTGGCCCAGGAGGCCCGGGGGTCCTGTAACTGGCAGGCCCGCCTACCCCTGGGAGCTGCAGCCTGCCCCCTGGGCCAGGCTCTCCGGGCTGGGCTGGCTCTGATACAGGTCCCCGTGTGGCTGGTGCTGCAGGGACCCAGGCTGATGTGGGCTGGCATGTGGGGCGGCAccaggaccctgggcctggccatgCTCAGTGCCTGGGAGCAGCTGGGCCTGTCTGTGGCCATCTGGACAGACCTGTTTTTGTCATGTCTGCACGGCCTGATGTTGGTGGCCTTGCTCCTGGTGGTAGTGACCTGGAGGATGTGTCAGAAGTCCCACTGCTTCCGACCCAGCAGGCAGCTCAGTAAG GCCTTGCAAGTGAACTGCGTGGTGAGGAAGCTCCTGGCACAGCTGAGACGTCTGTATTGGTGGGTGGAGACTATGACTGCCCTCACCTCCTGGCACCTGGCCTATCTCATCACCTGGaccacctgcctggcctcccacctGCTGCAGGCTGCCTTTGAGCACACGACCCAGCTGGCCCAGGCCCAGGAGGTTGAACCCCAGGAGGTCTCAGGGTCTTCCTTGCTGCCCTCACTGTCTGTGTCCTCGGACTCGGAGTCTGGACTAGTTTTGCCAGAGCAAGAAACTCCCAGAGAATAA